From a single Brassica napus cultivar Da-Ae chromosome C9, Da-Ae, whole genome shotgun sequence genomic region:
- the LOC106411361 gene encoding glutaredoxin-C4, whose protein sequence is MTMIRSISMLTLLVTLAASISMVSSASSADFVKKTISSHKIVIFSKSYCPYCRRAKSVFSELNQVPHVVELDEREDGGSIQSALGETVGRRTVPQVFINGKHIGGSDDTVDAHESGELAKLLGVSENTRAEL, encoded by the exons ATGACAATGATCAGATCCATCTCGATGCTAACGTTGCTCGTCACACTAGCTGCATCCATTTCCATGGTCTCCTCCGCTTCGTCCGCAGACTTTGTTAAGAAGACCATCTCTTCCCACAAGATCGTCATCTTCTCCAAATCCTACTGCCc GTATTGCAGGAGAGCGAAGTCTGTGTTCAGTGAGCTGAATCAGGTTCCTCATGTTGTCGAGCTTGACGAAAGAG AGGATGGGGGGAGTATCCAGAGTGCACTTGGAGAGACTGTTGGAAGGCGAACAGTTCCACAGGTTTTCATTAACGGAAAGCACATCGGAGGTTCAGACG ATACAGTAGACGCGCATGAGAGCGGGGAACTGGCCAAGCTTCTTGGCGTTTCCGAAAACACAAGAGCTGAACTCTAG
- the LOC106407525 gene encoding LRR receptor-like serine/threonine-protein kinase EFR encodes MKPSLSLALLMFFEAFTVLFAQPRFSSETDTKALLEFKSQAAENNTEVLSSWNSSSPLCSWTGVTCGRKRERVVSLDLGGFKLAGVISPSIGNLSFLRVLNLADNSFTSTIPGEVGMLFRLQYLNMSFNLLQGRIPPSLSNCSTLSTLDLSSNQIGHEVPSELGSLSKLVILSLATNNLTGKFPASLGNLTSLQKLDFAYNDMEGEIPDDVARLTQMVFFQISQNGFSGVFPHALYNISSLESLSLGGNSFTGELRADFGDLLPNLRTLLLGENRFTGAIPITLTNISSLGRFDISSNNLTGSIPLSFGKLPNLWWLGIAQNALGNNSFSDLEFLHGLSNCTQLEFLDAGYNRLGGELPASTANLSTTLTSLNMGGNHISGTIPRDIGNLVNLQVLSLEANMLTGELPVSFGKLLELQVLEVYTNALSGELPSYFDKMTQLQKIHLNSNSFQGRIPKSIGGCRNLLDLWIDTNKLNGSIPREILQIPSLTYLDLSNNVLTGSFPEEVGKLELLVGLAASDNKLSGRIPQTLGGCLSLEFLYLQGNSFEGAVPDISRLVSLSNVDFSRNNLSGGIPQYLAKFPQLKNLNLSMNKFEGSVPTTGVFRNATEVSVFGNKNLCGGIREMQLKPCVASRPRKPLSIRKKIASGVGIGVALLLLIIIVAALCWFKKKKNNTSSTNLSHSTTMGKFYEKLSYKELYDATGGFSSDNLIGSGNFGNVFKGVLGHDNKLVAVKVLNLLKHGATKSFMAECETFKGVRHRNLVKLLTVCSSLDSEGNEFRALVYEFMPKGSLDTWLHQPEDPSRALTIPEKLNVAIDVGSALEYLHDHCHDAIAHCDLKPSNVLLDDDLTAHIGDFGLARLLYKFDRESFLSQFSSAGVRGTIGYAPPEYGMGGQPSIKGDVYSFGVLLLEMFTGKKPTDESFSGDYNLHSYAKSVLSGDEKERGSSNAVDEWLRLVLQVGIRCAEEYPRDRMGMAEALRELVSIRSKFFSTKTNIEELSPRDAVQSSPQEWMLSADMHTM; translated from the exons atgaagccgTCTCTTTCACTTGCTCTACTCATGTTCTTTGAAGCTTTCACGGTTCTCTTTGCTCAACCCAGGTTTTCGAGTGAGACCGACACGAAAGCTTTGCTTGAGTTCAAGTCCCAAGCCGCTGAGAACAATACTGAGGTCTTGTCCTCATGGAACAGCTCCTCTCCGCTCTGCAGCTGGACTGGTGTTACATGCGGTCGGAAGCGAGAAAGAGTTGTGAGTCTTGACCTCGGAGGATTCAAGCTAGCTGGTGTGATCTCACCCTCCATCGGTAATCTCTCTTTCCTCAGAGTGCTTAATCTCGCAGACAACTCTTTTACAAGTACTATCCCTGGAGAGGTGGGGATGCTGTTTAGGCTTCAGTACTTGAACATGAGCTTTAATCTTCTCCAAGGAAGGATTCCTCCAAGTCTCTCCAACTGCTCTACACTCTCGACACTTGATTTATCCTCAAACCAGATTGGACACGAAGTTCCTTCAGAGCTAGGTTCGCTTTCTAAGCTTGTCATCCTCTCTCTTGCTACGAACAACCTTACCGGGAAGTTCCCGGCGTCTTTAGGAAACTTGACTTCACTACAGAAGCTTGACTTTGCTTATAACGACATGGAAGGAGAGATACCAGACGATGTAGCTAGATTGACTCAAATGGTGTTTTTCCAGATATCACAGAATGGTTTTTCAGGTGTTTTTCCTCATGCGTTGTACAACATCTCCTCGCTTGAGTCTCTATCCCTAGGTGGCAATAGCTTTACAGGTGAACTCAGAGCTGATTTTGGTGATCTTCTTCCAAACCTAAGAACGCTTCTTTTGGGAGAAAACAGATTCACCGGAGCTATCCCCATAACACTGACCAATATCTCAAGCCTTGGAAGGTTTGATATCTCATCTAATAACCTGACAGGAAGCATCCCTTTGAGCTTTGGAAAGCTACCTAACCTGTGGTGGTTAGGGATTGCTCAAAACGCTCTGGGAAACAACTCGTTCAGTGATCTTGAGTTTCTCCATGGTTTGTCCAACTGCACTCAGTTAGAGTTCTTAGATGCTGGTTACAACAGACTTGGAGGTGAGCTGCCTGCCTCCACAGCCAATCTGTCCACCACTTTGACTAGTCTAAACATGGGAGGAAACCACATCTCTGGAACCATTCCTCGTGACATCGGTAATCTCGTAAACCTGCAAGTACTCAGTTTGGAAGCAAATATGTTGACAGGAGAGCTTCCTGTCTCTTTCGGGAAGCTTTTGGAATTGCAGGTGCTTGAAGTGTACACAAATGCATTATCTGGGGAGTTACCGTCTTACTTTGACAAGATGACTCAGCTGCAGAAGATTCATTTGAACAGCAATAGTTTCCAAGGAAGAATCCCCAAGAGCATTGGAGGTTGTAGAAACTTGCTAGACTTATGGATTGATACAAATAAGTTGAATGGGAGTATACCTCGGGAGATACTGCAGATTCCATCTCTTACTTACTTAGATCTGTCAAACAATGTCTTGACAGGTTCTTTTCCGGAAGAAGTTGGGAAGTTAGAGCTGCTTGTTGGACTAGCTGCTAGCGACAACAAGTTATCAGGTCGCATTCCGCAAACTCTAGGTGGTTGTCTCTCTTTGGAGTTTCTCTATCTGCAAGGGAACTCGTTTGAAGGAGCCGTTCCAGATATAAGTCGGTTGGTCAGTTTATCAAATGTTGACTTCTCTAGAAACAATCTCTCTGGCGGCATACCTCAGTATCTCGCCAAGTTTCCTCAGCTGAAAAATCTGAATCTTTCGATGAACAAGTTCGAGGGAAGTGTGCCTACAACAGGAGTGTTTAGAAACGCTACTGAAGTTTCTGTTTTCGGAAATAAAAATCTATGCGGAGGGATCAGAGAAATGCAACTAAAGCCATGCGTTGCATCAAGGCCGAGAAAGCCTCTTTCAATTCGAAAGAAGATTGCAAGTGGTGTTGGTATAGGTGTGGCCTTACTTTTGTTGATCATAATTGTAGCTGCTCTGTGTtggttcaagaagaagaagaacaatacCAGTAGTACTAACCTATCTCATTCCACTACTATGGGAAAGTTCTATGAGAAGTTAAGTTATAAAGAGCTTTACGATGCAACCGGTGGCTTCTCTTCAGACAATCTGATTGGTTCAGGCAACTTCGGTAACGTGTTTAAAGGAGTGCTTGGTCATGACAATAAACTCGTCGCCGTTAaagttttgaacctcttgaagcATGGAGCAACGAAAAGCTTTATGGCGGAATGTGAAACTTTCAAAGGTGTAAGGCATCGAAACCTTGTGAAACTGCTAACGGTTTGTTCAAGCCTTGATTCTGAAGGAAATGAGTTCAGAGCTCTGGTCTATGAGTTCATGCCGAAAGGAAGTCTGGATACGTGGCTGCATCAGCCAGAAGATCCCTCGAGAGCTTTGACAATTCCAGAGAAACTAAACGTAGCGATAGATGTGGGTTCCGCTTTGGAGTATCTTCATGATCACTGTCATGACGCGATAGCTCACTGTGATCTTAAGCCAAGCAATGTTCTTCTTGACGATGACCTTACAGCTCATATTGGTGACTTTGGTTTGGCTAGGCTTCTCTATAAATTCGATCGAGAATCCTTCCTAAGTCAATTTAGTTCTGCTGGTGTTAGAGGCACCATTGGATATGCCCCACCAG AGTATGGAATGGGAGGGCAGCCATCGATAAAAGGAGATGTGTACAGCTTTggagttttgcttttggagatgTTCACCGGAAAGAAACCGACGGACGAATCATTTTCAGGGGATTATAACCTCCACAGCTACGCAAAGTCGGTGTTGTCAGGAGATGAGAAGGAGCGTGGAAGCAGCAATGCCGTTGATGAGTGGTTGAGACTTGTTTTGCAGGTGGGAATAAGGTGTGCTGAAGAATATCCGAGGGATAGGATGGGTATGGCTGAAGCACTACGAGAATTAGTCTCAATTAGATCTAAGTTCTTCAGTACCAAGACCAATATTGAAGAGTTAAGTCCGCGGGACGCTGTCCAAAGTTCTCCTCAGGAATGGATGTTAAGCGCTGACATGCATACAATGTAG